In Callospermophilus lateralis isolate mCalLat2 chromosome 10, mCalLat2.hap1, whole genome shotgun sequence, a single genomic region encodes these proteins:
- the LOC143408257 gene encoding olfactory receptor 5H8-like codes for MEKKNATLLTEFVLTGLPHHQDWKILLFLVFLVIYLTTMVGNLGLIVLIWKDHHLHIPMYFFLGSLAFVDAWLSSTVTPKMLANLLVKSKISLSECMIQFFSFGISATTECFLLAAMAYDRYVAICKPLLYPVIITHRLCIRLLTLSFVGGFLHALLHESFLFRLTFCNSNIIYHFYCDIIPLFKISCTDPSINILMLFIFSGSIQVFTIMVVLVSYTFVLLTILKKKSIKSIKKAFSTCGAHLLSVSLYYGTLLFMYVRPASPQADEQDMMDSLFYTVIIPVLNPIIYSLRNKQVIDSLTKILKRNF; via the coding sequence ATGGAAAAGAAAAATGCCACATTGCTGACAGAGTTTGTTCTCACAGGACTCCCTCATCACCAAGACTGGAAAATCCTTCTGTTCCTGGTATTCCTGGTGATATACCTCACCACCATGGTGGGCAACCTTGGTCTGATCGTTCTCATATGGAAGGACCATCACCTTCACATCCCCATGTACTTTTTCCTTGGAAGTTTAGCTTTTGTTGATGCTTGGTTGTCATCCACAGTTACACCAAAAATGCTGGCCAATTTGTTAGTCAAAAGCAAGATCTCTCTTTCTGAATGTATGattcaatttttttcctttggaatcAGTGCAACcacagaatgttttctcttggcAGCAATGGCTTATGATCGCTATGTAGCCATCTGCAAACCATTACTTTATCCAGTGATAATAACCCATAGACTCTGCATCAGGCTCTTAACTTTGTCATTTGTAGGTGGTTTTCTTCATGCCTTACTTCATGAAAGTTTTTTGTTCAGACTAACCTTCTGTAATTCCAATATAATATATCACTTTTATTGTGACATTATACCATTGTTTAAGATTTCATGTACTGACCCCTCCATTAATATTttaatgctttttattttctctggTTCAATTCAAGTATTCACCATTATGGTTGTTCTTGTCTCTTATACATTTGTTCTCCTTACAATCTTAAAAAAGAAGTCTATCAAAAGCATAAAGAAAGCCTTTTCTACCTGTGGAGCTCATCTCTTATCTGTGTCTTTATATTATGGTACTCTTCTCTTCATGTATGTGCGCCCTGCGTCTCCACAAGCAGATGAGCAAGACATGATGGACTCTTTGTTTTACACAGTCATAATTCCTGTGTTAAATCCAATTATCTACAGCCTCAGAAATAAGCAAGTCATAGATTCACtaacaaaaatattaaagagaAATTTTTAG